The Bacteroidales bacterium genome segment CAGAATTGCTGTCACTGTCCGGCGAATCCGAAATGTATTTAGCCGATCTTGGAATTCCCGAAGTCATATATGGGCACTATGGTATAAAGCAACCCTCGCAGTTCAGGTATGGCGGATTGCTGAAATGCATTTTATAATACCACTCTGCGTATTTGAACTCACAGGCTGCAGAGCCTCTGTCAGCTTTTCAAAAATCCTCTACAAATAGAATCAGGTTTTAATCTGATTGCAAAACTTTTGAGAACATTTTTTCAGTCTCTTTCATATTTATTGCTTACGAAATGAAAAATATACTAAAAGGGAAAAAAGTACTGATCACAGCGGGTCCAACCCGGGAATACCTGGATCCGGTCCGGTTTATTACCAATGAATCGAGTGGAAAAATGGGATATGCAATTGCCAGGGAACTAATTTTCCGGGAAGCAGAAGTCACTTTGGTTTCAGGTCCGGTTTCTGTCAGCGCAGACTCCATCAGGAACCTGATTCGGGTGGTTACGGCGCAAGAAATGCTTGCGGCCTGCAAAGAAAAATTCAATAAGACAGATGTTGCCATTTTTACTGCAGCGGTGGCCGATTACCGTCGAAAGTAAAACACTCAGATAAAATCAAAAAATCGGAACAGCTCACGAATATTGAATTCATAAAAAATCCGGATATCGCTGCGGAATTTGGAAAAATGAAGTCCGGCACACAACTTTCCATCGGTTTTGCCCTGGAAACAAATCGCCTTATTGAAAACGGATCCGTGAAATTACATGGGAAAAATTTTGATGCAATCGTGCTGAACAGCCCCGGGAAGGATGAAGGATTCGGACATGATACCAACCGGATCTCAATTCTCAGGGATGATGGCACTCTAAATCCTTATCCGCTGAGATCCAAGGTTGAACTTGCAACTGATATTGTGAATGAGATTGAGCAGGTTTATTTCAAAAAACACTGTTCCGGGTGTTAACAAGGCTTATATCGACCCGGTCAGTAAATTCAATTCTTATAACATTCTTAAAATCGGAATTAAGTTCAGCCGATGTTGCTTTCAGACAGTGTCAGGTTTCAGACTTTCTTCGACCATAGGTACAAACAAATTAGTCATGAACAAATACCTGCTCATCCTCTTACTTCAAACCTTTATGATTCTGGCCTCAGGTCAGTCCGAAGATGTGAACCAGCTCGATTCCAAAAAGCTGAATTCAATTCTGGAAAATGAACGCGTCACATTAATTGACGTTCGAACCTATTCTGAATTTGCCAATGGCCACATCGAAGCGGCCGGCCAGCTTAATTATTATGCCCTTGATTTCAGAAAGAAATTACTGCTTCTTCCCAAAGATAAACCTGTATATCTCTACTGCAATACCGGATACAGAAGCAAAAAAGCTGCTGAATTCCTGGTCGGGAACGGATATGACCAGGTGTATAACCTGGAGCGGGGCATCATGGAATGGGAGCTTTTCGATCTTGCAGTAGTTGTGGAGGCGGATGCCCGGCCGGATACCAAAGATAAAATGGAACCCGACGAAT includes the following:
- a CDS encoding phosphopantothenoylcysteine decarboxylase yields the protein MKNILKGKKVLITAGPTREYLDPVRFITNESSGKMGYAIARELIFREAEVTLVSGPVSVSADSIRNLIRVVTAQEMLAACKEKFNKTDVAIFTAAVADYRRK
- a CDS encoding thioredoxin domain-containing protein, yielding MNKYLLILLLQTFMILASGQSEDVNQLDSKKLNSILENERVTLIDVRTYSEFANGHIEAAGQLNYYALDFRKKLLLLPKDKPVYLYCNTGYRSKKAAEFLVGNGYDQVYNLERGIMEWELFDLAVVVEADARPDTKDKMEPDEYYALLDSGKPVLIDFYAPWCGPCRQMMPMIDSLKTAYAGKINVIKINADASKKLVKELQVWSVPHFSMFQNGTEIFSHSGILKEEDLTVLFDRLL